One Gordonia mangrovi genomic region harbors:
- a CDS encoding BCCT family transporter, whose product MFRSAWREQHKPVFVTASLIIFALIAFSVVYASTAADAFQQLNDWITSGVGWWYILIVTGFVIFALYCAISRIGTIKLGKDNEDPEFGVLSWFAMLFAAGMGIGLVFYGVAEPLSHYVSPPEAGGIEGSTDAAANQAMELTLFHWGLHAWAIYVVVGLGLAYMTFRKGRPLAVRWLLEPLIGRERVEGWIGHLVDVVAIVGTLFGVATSLGFGIQQISAGLEYLGWLTVNNWVVVIMIIAITALATFSVVTGVTKGLRWLSNINMAVAAMLAAFVLILGSTLFLLQSWVQNMGNYIASLPDLMLRTAPFADDGWMASWTIFYWGWWISWAPFVGMFIARISRGRTIREFVAGVLLLPTFISAIWFTIFGDSGILRQQEEGNMLDDGSVNASTSLFQLLDGFPLAAVTSVIAIIVVVMFFVTSSDSGSLVIDMLATGGKIETPVVTRVYWACLEGFAAAVLLLVGGTDSLTALQTMSIATAVPFSIVMVLACISLLRAFHYDLAVRPRFLHLSLNDGHEPAAGAAAAPEHHHERRRRAISATFAGLPEDADQPDSALIVAVHEVPHHAVTVDPDTGSFSMGEYHERADPLARHGNGDGPDDHMLTRSGDDEKTPSQS is encoded by the coding sequence ATGTTCCGGTCCGCCTGGCGAGAGCAGCACAAACCGGTGTTCGTCACCGCGTCGCTGATCATCTTCGCCTTGATCGCCTTCTCCGTGGTCTACGCGAGTACCGCGGCCGACGCGTTCCAACAGCTGAACGATTGGATCACCTCCGGCGTCGGCTGGTGGTACATCCTCATCGTCACCGGCTTCGTCATCTTCGCTCTGTACTGCGCGATCAGTCGGATCGGCACCATCAAACTCGGCAAGGACAACGAGGACCCCGAGTTCGGGGTGCTGTCCTGGTTCGCGATGCTGTTCGCCGCGGGCATGGGCATCGGCTTGGTCTTCTACGGCGTCGCCGAGCCGCTGTCGCACTACGTCTCGCCACCCGAAGCCGGCGGCATCGAAGGCTCCACCGACGCCGCCGCCAACCAGGCGATGGAACTGACACTGTTCCACTGGGGCCTGCATGCTTGGGCCATCTACGTGGTGGTCGGACTCGGTCTGGCCTACATGACCTTCCGAAAGGGCCGTCCGCTGGCGGTGCGCTGGCTGTTGGAGCCGCTGATCGGCCGTGAACGAGTCGAGGGCTGGATCGGTCACCTCGTCGATGTGGTCGCAATCGTCGGCACCCTGTTCGGCGTCGCCACGTCGCTCGGATTCGGCATCCAGCAGATCTCGGCGGGCCTGGAATACCTCGGCTGGCTGACGGTGAACAACTGGGTCGTGGTGATCATGATCATCGCCATCACCGCCCTGGCCACCTTCTCGGTGGTCACCGGTGTGACCAAGGGTCTGCGCTGGCTGTCGAACATCAACATGGCGGTCGCCGCGATGCTGGCCGCTTTCGTACTCATCCTCGGCTCCACCTTGTTCCTGCTGCAGTCGTGGGTGCAGAACATGGGCAACTACATCGCCAGCCTGCCGGATCTGATGCTGCGCACCGCGCCGTTCGCCGACGACGGATGGATGGCGTCGTGGACCATCTTTTACTGGGGGTGGTGGATCAGTTGGGCGCCGTTCGTCGGCATGTTCATCGCCCGCATCTCGCGCGGACGGACCATCCGCGAGTTCGTCGCCGGCGTGCTTCTGCTGCCGACCTTCATCAGCGCCATCTGGTTCACCATCTTCGGCGACTCCGGCATCCTGCGTCAGCAGGAGGAGGGCAACATGCTCGACGACGGCAGCGTCAACGCGAGCACCTCGCTGTTCCAACTGCTCGACGGCTTCCCGTTGGCCGCGGTCACCAGCGTCATCGCGATCATCGTGGTGGTCATGTTCTTCGTGACCTCCTCGGACTCGGGCTCGTTGGTCATCGACATGCTCGCCACCGGCGGCAAAATCGAGACCCCCGTGGTCACCCGCGTCTACTGGGCCTGCCTGGAGGGCTTCGCCGCGGCAGTACTGCTGCTGGTGGGCGGAACCGACTCGCTGACGGCGTTGCAGACGATGTCGATCGCCACTGCCGTGCCGTTCTCCATCGTCATGGTCCTGGCCTGTATCTCGTTGCTCCGCGCCTTCCACTACGACCTCGCCGTCCGGCCGAGGTTCCTGCATCTCAGCCTCAATGACGGTCATGAGCCGGCAGCAGGTGCCGCGGCAGCACCTGAGCACCACCACGAACGGCGCCGGCGAGCGATCTCGGCGACCTTCGCCGGTCTGCCCGAGGACGCCGATCAGCCCGACAGCGCGCTGATCGTCGCGGTCCACGAGGTACCGCACCATGCCGTGACCGTCGACCCGGACACCGGATCATTCTCGATGGGCGAGTACCACGAACGCGCGGACCCGCTGGCGCGTCACGGGAACGGTGACGGTCCCGACGACCACATGCTCACCCGATCCGGCGACGACGAAAAGACACCAAGCCAGTCGTGA
- a CDS encoding citrate synthase 2, whose protein sequence is MSNMVPDDFVAGLEGVVAFTTEIAEPDKDGGNLRYRGVDIEDLVENHVTFADVWALLVDGGFGDGLPPAEPFPLPIHTGDVRVDVQAALAMLAPIWGYRPLLDIDDDTARANLARASVMALSYVAQSARGIHQPAVPQHIIDECDTVTARFMTRWKGDPDPKHIRAIDAYWVSAAEHGLNASTFTARVIASTGADVAAALSGAIGAMSGPLHGGAPARVLPMIEEVETTGDARGLVRGVLDRKEKLMGFGHRVYRAEDPRARVLRRTAQELDVPRYEVAAALEQAALTELRERRPDRAIETNVEFWAAVILDFAEVPPHMMPAMFTCGRTAGWCAHILEQKRLGKLVRPAAIYTGPGPRRPEDVAGWGEVKPVPGL, encoded by the coding sequence ATGTCCAACATGGTTCCCGACGATTTCGTCGCCGGTCTCGAGGGTGTGGTGGCATTCACCACCGAGATCGCCGAACCCGACAAGGACGGCGGCAATCTGCGCTACCGCGGTGTCGACATCGAGGATCTCGTGGAGAACCACGTGACCTTCGCCGACGTGTGGGCGTTGCTGGTGGACGGCGGGTTCGGCGACGGTCTGCCACCGGCGGAGCCGTTCCCCCTGCCCATCCACACCGGCGACGTGCGCGTCGACGTGCAGGCAGCGCTGGCGATGCTGGCCCCGATCTGGGGTTACCGACCGCTGCTCGACATCGACGACGACACCGCGCGCGCCAACCTCGCCCGTGCTTCGGTGATGGCGCTGTCCTATGTCGCACAATCCGCGCGCGGCATCCATCAACCCGCTGTGCCACAACACATCATCGATGAATGCGACACCGTGACCGCACGTTTCATGACCCGCTGGAAGGGCGACCCCGATCCGAAACACATCCGGGCGATCGACGCCTACTGGGTCAGTGCCGCCGAACACGGGCTCAATGCCTCGACCTTCACCGCGCGGGTGATCGCCTCGACCGGCGCCGACGTCGCGGCTGCACTCTCCGGCGCGATCGGCGCGATGTCGGGCCCGCTGCACGGCGGCGCCCCGGCCCGCGTGCTGCCGATGATCGAGGAGGTCGAAACCACCGGCGACGCCCGCGGCCTGGTGCGCGGTGTCCTCGACCGCAAAGAGAAACTGATGGGCTTCGGTCACCGCGTCTACCGGGCCGAGGATCCGCGTGCCCGGGTGTTACGCCGCACCGCCCAGGAACTCGACGTCCCCCGCTACGAGGTGGCCGCCGCGCTCGAGCAGGCCGCGCTGACCGAACTCCGCGAACGACGTCCGGATCGGGCGATCGAGACCAACGTCGAGTTCTGGGCGGCGGTGATCCTCGACTTCGCCGAGGTCCCGCCGCACATGATGCCCGCCATGTTCACCTGCGGACGGACCGCCGGCTGGTGTGCTCACATCCTCGAACAGAAGCGCCTCGGCAAGCTCGTGCGGCCCGCCGCCATCTACACCGGACCGGGGCCCCGGCGCCCCGAAGACGTCGCCGGCTGGGGTGAGGTGAAGCCCGTACCCGGTCTCTAG
- the pdxH gene encoding pyridoxamine 5'-phosphate oxidase, which translates to MRVGYGGGIPPNIGEGDRAAGADGIRENLDPSWLRGDPPWLDLFHVWLREAIDSHIPEPNAMVLGTADADGIPSTRTVLCKGADASGIVFFTGYDSDKGHELAANPYASVTFPWIALERQVHFRGPVEHVTMEETQEYWYMRPRGSQLSAYASAQSQPIDTRTALEDLAARVAAQFGGFDAGAEIPVPPAWGGYRLVPTTVEFWQGRANRLHNRVRLTRSDAGWEAVRLQP; encoded by the coding sequence ATGCGGGTGGGCTACGGCGGCGGCATCCCGCCGAACATCGGCGAGGGTGACCGTGCTGCCGGCGCCGACGGCATCCGAGAGAACCTCGACCCCAGCTGGCTGCGTGGGGATCCGCCCTGGCTCGACCTGTTTCATGTGTGGCTGCGCGAGGCCATCGACTCCCACATCCCCGAGCCCAACGCGATGGTGCTCGGCACGGCCGACGCCGACGGCATCCCGTCCACCCGGACGGTCCTGTGCAAGGGGGCCGACGCCTCGGGCATCGTCTTCTTCACCGGCTACGATTCCGACAAAGGGCACGAATTGGCCGCGAATCCGTATGCGTCGGTGACCTTCCCGTGGATCGCGCTGGAGCGGCAGGTCCATTTCCGCGGCCCCGTCGAACACGTCACGATGGAGGAGACCCAGGAGTACTGGTACATGCGGCCGCGGGGCTCCCAGCTGTCGGCCTACGCATCCGCGCAGTCACAACCCATCGACACGCGCACCGCGTTGGAGGATCTGGCCGCGCGGGTGGCCGCACAGTTCGGCGGCTTCGACGCCGGCGCCGAGATCCCCGTTCCGCCGGCGTGGGGTGGCTACCGGCTCGTACCCACCACCGTGGAGTTCTGGCAGGGTCGCGCAAATCGCCTGCACAACCGTGTCCGACTCACCAGGTCCGACGCTGGGTGGGAGGCCGTGCGGCTGCAACCGTAG
- a CDS encoding MFS transporter, translated as MNRLLADTTPLRNAYFRRLWTANIVTVVGAQLTVVAVPAQIYQITGSSAYVGLTGVFGLVPLLVFGLWGGALADVFDRRRILIVTTLGLIGCSALFWVQAALGIGNVWLLLSVFAVQQAFFAVNQPTRTAVLPRLMPLRELPAANSLNMTVMQAGAIAGPLVGGALIPVLGYSTLYLADTVSLFTTLWAVLRLPTLRPELAPGQQRPAAGLRSVLDGFRYLRDHRVLLASFLVDLIAMIFGMPRALFPQMAHESFGGPEGGGIAFALLFAAIPLGSVLGGVFSGWVGGVRRQGMAVIVCILIWGAAITVAGSALFFAHGTALPILPIVVVALMVGGAADMASAAFRQTMLQAAATDDVRGRLQGVFIVVVAGGPRIADVAHGAAAAVVGTAVATAGGGIAVIVLTIVAALAIPAFIRYRAGQSA; from the coding sequence GTGAATCGTCTGCTCGCGGACACCACACCGCTGCGCAATGCCTACTTCCGGCGGCTGTGGACCGCGAACATCGTCACCGTGGTCGGTGCGCAGCTGACCGTCGTCGCGGTTCCGGCGCAGATCTATCAGATCACCGGCAGCTCTGCCTATGTCGGACTGACCGGTGTCTTCGGGCTGGTGCCCTTGCTCGTGTTCGGTCTGTGGGGAGGCGCCCTGGCCGACGTCTTCGACCGCCGACGCATCCTCATCGTGACGACACTCGGCCTGATCGGATGCAGCGCGCTGTTCTGGGTGCAGGCTGCACTCGGCATCGGAAATGTCTGGCTTCTGTTGAGCGTCTTCGCCGTTCAGCAGGCGTTCTTCGCCGTCAACCAGCCCACCCGCACCGCTGTGCTGCCGCGGCTGATGCCGCTGCGCGAACTGCCCGCCGCCAATTCGCTCAACATGACGGTCATGCAGGCGGGTGCCATCGCCGGGCCGCTCGTCGGTGGCGCACTGATCCCGGTGCTCGGATACTCCACGCTGTACCTGGCCGACACGGTGAGTCTGTTCACCACGCTCTGGGCGGTGCTGCGGTTGCCCACTCTGCGTCCCGAGCTCGCGCCCGGGCAGCAGCGTCCCGCGGCCGGATTGCGGTCGGTGCTCGACGGATTCCGCTACCTACGCGATCATCGGGTGTTGTTGGCCAGTTTCCTGGTGGATCTCATCGCGATGATCTTCGGCATGCCACGCGCGTTGTTTCCGCAGATGGCGCACGAGAGTTTCGGTGGACCCGAAGGTGGTGGCATCGCGTTCGCCCTGTTGTTCGCCGCGATCCCGCTCGGGTCGGTGCTCGGCGGGGTGTTCTCCGGGTGGGTCGGCGGGGTACGCCGCCAGGGCATGGCGGTGATCGTGTGCATTCTGATCTGGGGCGCCGCCATCACCGTCGCCGGGAGTGCGTTGTTCTTCGCGCACGGCACCGCGTTGCCGATCCTGCCGATCGTGGTGGTGGCGTTGATGGTCGGCGGCGCCGCCGACATGGCGTCGGCGGCATTCCGGCAGACGATGCTGCAGGCGGCGGCCACCGACGACGTCCGCGGCCGATTGCAGGGCGTGTTCATCGTCGTGGTGGCCGGCGGGCCCCGGATCGCCGACGTCGCGCACGGCGCCGCCGCCGCTGTGGTCGGCACTGCGGTGGCGACCGCAGGGGGTGGCATCGCGGTGATCGTGCTGACGATTGTTGCTGCGCTGGCAATTCCGGCGTTCATTCGATATCGGGCCGGGCAGTCGGCCTGA
- a CDS encoding isopenicillin N synthase family dioxygenase, with the protein MSAVVDNPTGTFAVPIIDITPYTANGSAAQRAVVAAQVDDAASAVGFIQIVGHQIPAAVIEEFTAVMDDFFALPLDDKKAYRTPPEINRGYSPPKSESLSLSLGVEPADRMNDFFEAYNVGVEAATYPDLELPADQYATNTWPTVNHFEAAVSAYFAEASRVAHTLTRIFAEALDLPPDFFDGYTDHSLDVLRMNNYALPPGQVELDGDLTGMGEHTDYGIVTVLWADQVRGLQVLDRDGEWHDVEPADGALLINLGDLMARWTNERWMSTLHRVKPPVVDGTIERRRSAAFFHDGNIDATISTLPSCVGAGSRYSPITVGEHIGAKLAGSRAGQSNPYARREAQRVRQAMRRGLGQQ; encoded by the coding sequence ATGAGTGCGGTCGTCGACAACCCCACGGGCACCTTCGCCGTGCCGATCATCGACATCACGCCGTACACGGCCAACGGGAGCGCGGCGCAGCGTGCGGTTGTCGCCGCGCAGGTCGACGACGCCGCCAGCGCCGTCGGTTTCATCCAGATCGTCGGACATCAGATCCCCGCCGCGGTCATCGAAGAGTTCACCGCGGTCATGGACGACTTCTTCGCGCTACCGCTCGACGACAAGAAGGCCTACCGGACACCGCCGGAGATCAATCGCGGGTATTCGCCCCCGAAATCGGAGTCGTTGTCGCTGAGTCTGGGCGTGGAGCCGGCAGACCGCATGAACGACTTCTTCGAGGCGTACAACGTCGGTGTCGAGGCGGCCACCTACCCCGATCTCGAACTGCCGGCCGATCAGTACGCCACCAACACCTGGCCGACCGTCAATCACTTCGAGGCCGCCGTCTCCGCGTACTTCGCCGAGGCCTCGCGGGTCGCGCACACACTCACCCGGATCTTTGCCGAAGCCCTCGACCTGCCGCCGGACTTCTTTGACGGCTACACCGACCATTCCCTCGACGTGCTGCGGATGAACAACTATGCGCTGCCGCCCGGCCAGGTGGAGCTCGACGGTGACCTGACCGGGATGGGGGAACACACCGACTACGGGATCGTCACGGTGCTGTGGGCCGACCAGGTTCGTGGTCTGCAGGTACTCGACCGTGACGGCGAGTGGCACGATGTCGAGCCGGCCGATGGTGCGCTGCTGATCAATCTGGGCGATCTGATGGCGCGCTGGACGAACGAACGGTGGATGTCGACGCTGCACCGGGTCAAGCCGCCGGTGGTCGACGGAACCATCGAGCGTCGACGGTCGGCCGCGTTCTTCCACGACGGCAACATCGATGCGACCATCTCCACCCTGCCGTCGTGCGTCGGCGCGGGTAGTCGCTATTCGCCGATCACCGTCGGCGAACACATCGGCGCCAAGTTGGCGGGCTCCCGTGCCGGGCAGTCGAATCCGTACGCCCGCCGCGAAGCGCAACGCGTCCGCCAGGCCATGCGCCGCGGGCTCGGCCAGCAGTAG
- a CDS encoding oxygenase MpaB family protein: MSIEPRRSAPMRAEDYAPLGPDSLTWQIWGTWTGMFQGLWAGSMQNMHPKLGAAVWEHSDFFGERWQRLMRSLYPISGVVFDPVPESGPTTGQEVRDYHRDIKGQMDDGSRYHALDPDVFYWAHATFWYGNVRLCERFGPWLSDDDKRQLFEESKAWYAMYGVSMRPVPDTYEDFLEYWDYMCRNELRDHPAVRTVLDISKLPPPPFLSFIPEWFWFRFMAEQNQRFFTWLTTGFYDEPVREILGLPWTEKDERRFRLLGRGVNLVMHRLLPKRVLRHPRPRDAWDRVAGRVPADAPLVHTPARNLPPAAERDNPMHYCPVHAARRATYPGVVSAD, from the coding sequence ATGTCGATCGAGCCTCGTCGCTCGGCCCCCATGCGTGCCGAGGACTATGCGCCACTGGGACCCGACTCGCTGACGTGGCAGATCTGGGGCACCTGGACCGGCATGTTCCAAGGACTGTGGGCCGGCTCGATGCAGAACATGCACCCCAAACTCGGCGCGGCGGTCTGGGAGCACTCAGACTTTTTCGGTGAACGCTGGCAGCGATTGATGCGCTCGCTGTATCCGATCAGCGGCGTGGTGTTCGACCCCGTCCCCGAATCGGGCCCCACCACCGGGCAGGAGGTACGCGACTACCACCGCGACATCAAGGGCCAGATGGACGACGGCTCGCGCTACCACGCGCTCGACCCCGACGTGTTCTACTGGGCCCACGCCACGTTCTGGTACGGGAACGTGCGACTCTGCGAGCGTTTCGGTCCGTGGCTCAGCGACGACGACAAGCGGCAGCTGTTCGAGGAGTCCAAGGCCTGGTACGCCATGTACGGGGTTTCGATGCGCCCCGTCCCGGACACCTACGAGGACTTCCTCGAATACTGGGACTACATGTGCCGCAACGAGCTTCGCGACCATCCCGCCGTCCGGACCGTGCTCGACATCAGCAAGCTACCGCCGCCACCGTTCCTGTCGTTCATCCCGGAGTGGTTCTGGTTCCGCTTCATGGCCGAGCAGAATCAGCGGTTCTTCACCTGGTTGACGACCGGCTTCTACGACGAGCCGGTGCGCGAGATCCTCGGACTGCCATGGACCGAGAAGGACGAACGACGATTCCGGCTACTGGGCCGCGGGGTGAACCTGGTGATGCACCGACTGCTGCCGAAGCGCGTGCTGCGCCACCCACGACCGCGCGACGCGTGGGACCGTGTGGCCGGCCGCGTCCCGGCCGACGCCCCGCTGGTGCACACCCCCGCCCGCAACCTGCCGCCGGCGGCCGAGCGCGACAACCCGATGCACTACTGCCCGGTGCACGCTGCGCGCCGGGCTACATATCCAGGTGTCGTCAGCGCCGACTGA
- a CDS encoding 5-oxoprolinase subunit C family protein — protein sequence MTHHRHLIVVQTGPLATVQDLGRSGYAHLGVPVSGGADRGSLTLANRLVGNPESAAVIETTLGGLHIRLHCDVLIAVTGARAQVHVDGIPVGTDAALPVSHGSEVIIGSPTRGCRNYLAVRGGIGVPPVLGSRSTDVLSELGPTGLRSGMELPVGKPTGDWPAASSAPRATADDDVTELEVTDGPRRDHVQTPGHLIRGVWEVGADSNRVGVRLSRPADCDDPLVVHRSGAGELASEGIPHGAVQIPPSGRPVLFLADHPVTGGYPVVAVLTADAVDRAAQLVAGDRVRFRAR from the coding sequence ATGACTCATCACCGGCATCTCATCGTCGTCCAGACCGGCCCACTGGCCACGGTCCAGGACCTCGGACGCTCCGGGTATGCCCACCTCGGCGTCCCGGTATCCGGTGGCGCCGACCGGGGTTCGTTGACGTTGGCCAACCGGCTCGTCGGCAATCCCGAGTCTGCCGCGGTGATCGAAACCACGTTGGGCGGCTTGCATATCCGGCTGCACTGCGATGTGCTGATCGCGGTGACCGGCGCCCGCGCGCAGGTGCACGTGGACGGCATCCCGGTCGGCACCGACGCCGCACTGCCCGTGTCCCACGGGTCCGAGGTGATCATCGGGAGCCCGACCCGCGGGTGCCGCAACTATCTCGCGGTGCGGGGCGGCATCGGCGTGCCACCGGTGCTCGGGTCCCGCTCGACCGACGTCCTCTCCGAGTTGGGGCCCACCGGACTGCGCTCCGGCATGGAACTGCCGGTGGGGAAACCGACCGGCGATTGGCCGGCCGCGTCGTCGGCGCCTCGGGCAACCGCCGACGACGACGTGACCGAACTCGAGGTCACCGACGGACCTCGCCGCGACCACGTGCAGACTCCGGGGCATCTCATCCGTGGCGTATGGGAGGTCGGCGCCGACAGCAACCGGGTGGGTGTGCGACTGTCCCGGCCCGCCGACTGCGACGACCCGCTCGTCGTCCACCGCTCCGGTGCCGGCGAACTGGCCTCCGAGGGTATCCCGCACGGCGCCGTGCAGATCCCGCCCAGCGGCCGACCCGTGCTGTTCCTTGCCGATCATCCGGTGACGGGCGGATACCCTGTCGTCGCCGTCCTCACCGCGGACGCCGTGGACCGCGCGGCGCAACTCGTGGCGGGCGACCGGGTGCGTTTCCGCGCGCGCTGA
- a CDS encoding 5-oxoprolinase subunit B family protein, translating to MRELPAGHDAVMLDFSGDPAPADAVARATVALRAAQQAGTLHIADVVPSAHTVLVQADRGAGIDTLGVHRALRLDPTDAAAHGSASSQLEVPVVYDGPDLADVARVLGLGTERVVQLHTGILWRVQFMGFAPGFGYLVPDGDEEHPLRDVGRRPESRTRVPRGAVAVAAGYSAVYPRVSPGGWHLLGRTSMTMWDESAVPPARLAPGTLVRFVAQ from the coding sequence ATGCGCGAGTTGCCCGCAGGTCACGACGCGGTGATGCTCGATTTCTCCGGCGACCCGGCGCCGGCCGACGCGGTCGCCCGGGCCACGGTCGCCCTGCGCGCCGCCCAGCAGGCGGGGACGTTGCACATCGCCGATGTCGTGCCCAGCGCGCACACGGTGCTCGTCCAGGCCGACCGAGGCGCCGGGATCGACACCCTCGGCGTGCACCGGGCGCTGCGTCTCGACCCGACCGACGCGGCGGCCCACGGATCGGCATCCTCCCAGCTCGAGGTTCCCGTCGTCTACGACGGACCCGATCTCGCCGACGTGGCGCGAGTCCTCGGTCTCGGCACCGAGCGCGTCGTCCAGTTGCACACCGGCATCCTGTGGCGAGTGCAGTTCATGGGTTTCGCCCCCGGCTTCGGCTATCTCGTTCCGGACGGTGACGAGGAACATCCGTTGCGCGATGTCGGCCGTCGGCCAGAGTCACGCACCCGTGTGCCGCGCGGCGCGGTCGCGGTCGCCGCAGGGTACAGCGCGGTGTATCCGAGGGTCAGCCCCGGCGGCTGGCATCTGCTCGGCCGGACATCGATGACGATGTGGGACGAGTCCGCGGTCCCCCCGGCGCGGCTGGCTCCGGGCACCCTGGTCAGGTTCGTCGCGCAATGA
- a CDS encoding carbohydrate kinase family protein, with the protein MREIVVCGEALVDVVQKSASPAASGVLAPLQPALGGGPFNVAVTLGRLGSAVSLCSAVSTDTYGEAIVSALQSAGVGTTLLQRRSEPTSLALATIGPDGGAHYSFYVEGTADRQVGDPGPFASTVAAVCFGTLSMVLEPGASVYESLLRRSRDEGWLVVVDPNIRPVVIAEPDAYRRRFASWMSAVDIVKLSDEDSDWLSSGPDATTGDDWLAAGVSAIITTAGADGITVRTRHGEVSAPAPPTQVADTIGAGDSVVGGVLRYLDRIGALSPAAVSELDADQWRAVAEFAGQVAAVTVSRPGADPPWASELTSD; encoded by the coding sequence ATGCGCGAGATCGTGGTGTGTGGTGAAGCGCTGGTCGACGTGGTGCAGAAGTCGGCGAGTCCGGCCGCTTCCGGGGTTTTGGCACCACTTCAGCCGGCGCTCGGCGGCGGCCCGTTCAACGTCGCGGTCACCCTCGGCAGATTGGGGAGCGCGGTCTCGCTGTGTTCGGCGGTGTCCACCGACACCTACGGTGAGGCGATCGTGAGCGCGCTGCAATCGGCCGGTGTCGGCACAACCCTGCTGCAGCGGCGGTCCGAACCCACCTCGCTGGCCTTGGCGACCATCGGACCGGATGGCGGCGCCCACTACTCCTTCTATGTGGAGGGCACCGCCGATCGGCAGGTCGGCGATCCCGGCCCGTTCGCCAGTACGGTGGCCGCGGTGTGCTTCGGCACCCTGTCGATGGTGCTGGAACCCGGTGCGTCGGTATATGAGTCGCTGCTGCGTCGATCCCGCGACGAGGGGTGGCTGGTGGTGGTCGACCCGAATATCCGCCCCGTGGTGATCGCCGAGCCCGACGCCTACCGTCGTCGGTTCGCGTCCTGGATGTCCGCGGTCGACATCGTCAAACTCTCCGACGAGGACTCCGATTGGCTCTCGAGTGGACCGGATGCCACCACCGGCGATGACTGGCTGGCCGCCGGTGTGAGCGCGATCATAACCACCGCGGGTGCCGACGGCATCACGGTGCGCACCCGGCACGGCGAGGTGAGCGCGCCTGCCCCGCCCACGCAGGTCGCCGACACCATCGGTGCTGGTGACAGCGTTGTTGGCGGCGTTCTGCGGTACCTGGACAGGATCGGTGCCTTGTCGCCGGCGGCAGTATCGGAGCTCGACGCGGACCAGTGGCGTGCGGTGGCGGAATTTGCAGGTCAGGTCGCTGCGGTCACGGTTTCACGGCCCGGTGCCGACCCTCCGTGGGCGAGCGAGCTGACAAGCGACTAG